In Massilistercora timonensis, the following are encoded in one genomic region:
- the dnaK gene encoding molecular chaperone DnaK encodes MGKIIGIDLGTTNSCVAVMEGGQPTVIANTEGARTTPSVVAFTKTGERLVGEPAKRQAVTNAERTISSIKREMGSDYRVTIDGKKYSPQEISAMILQKLKADAEGYLGEKVTEAVITVPAYFNDAQRQATKDAGKIAGLDVKRIINEPTAAALAYGLDNEKEQKIMVYDLGGGTFDVSIIEIGDGVIEVLSTAGNNRLGGDDFDQKITDYMIAEFKKQEGVDLSTDKMALQRLKEAAEKAKKELSSATTTNINLPFITATSEGPKHFDMNLTRAKFDELTHDLVEKTSEPVTRALSDAGITASELGQVLLVGGSTRIPAVQEEVKRLTGKEPSKSLNPDECVALGASVQGGKLAGDAGAGDVLLLDVTPLSLSIETMGGVATRLIERNTTIPTKKSQIFSTAADNQTAVDINVVQGERQFARDNKSLGQFRLDGIPPAPRGVPQIEVTFDIDANGIVNVSAKDLGTGKEQHITITAGSNMSDDEINKAVKEAAEFEAQDKKRKEGIDAKNDADALVFQTEKALGEVGDKIDAADKASVEADCKALKDILENVNMESMTDDQVAQIKAGKEKLMESAQKLFTKMYEQAGAAAGAQGAGPNPGAGSTQGAGPAPEGFQGDDVVDGDYKEV; translated from the coding sequence ATGGGCAAGATCATTGGAATTGACTTGGGAACAACAAACAGCTGTGTAGCCGTAATGGAAGGCGGACAGCCTACCGTTATCGCCAATACTGAAGGTGCCAGGACTACACCGTCTGTAGTTGCATTTACAAAAACAGGAGAGCGTCTGGTAGGAGAGCCTGCGAAACGTCAGGCAGTCACCAACGCGGAGAGGACCATTTCTTCTATTAAGAGAGAGATGGGTTCCGATTACAGAGTTACCATCGACGGAAAGAAATATTCTCCACAGGAGATTTCCGCGATGATCCTTCAGAAGCTGAAAGCAGACGCGGAAGGCTATCTGGGAGAGAAAGTGACAGAGGCGGTTATCACCGTTCCTGCCTACTTCAACGACGCGCAGCGTCAGGCGACCAAGGACGCCGGCAAGATCGCGGGCCTGGATGTAAAACGTATCATCAACGAGCCTACAGCGGCGGCCCTGGCTTATGGCCTGGACAATGAGAAAGAACAGAAGATCATGGTTTACGACCTGGGCGGCGGTACTTTTGATGTGTCTATCATCGAGATCGGCGACGGCGTTATCGAGGTTCTGTCCACAGCCGGAAACAACCGTCTGGGCGGCGATGACTTCGACCAGAAGATCACCGATTACATGATCGCTGAATTCAAGAAACAGGAAGGAGTGGACCTGTCCACCGACAAGATGGCCCTTCAGAGACTGAAGGAGGCTGCGGAGAAGGCAAAGAAAGAGTTGTCTTCCGCAACCACCACCAACATCAACCTTCCGTTTATCACTGCTACGTCAGAAGGACCGAAGCATTTCGACATGAACCTGACGAGAGCGAAATTTGATGAATTGACCCACGATCTGGTAGAGAAGACTTCTGAGCCGGTGACCCGCGCCCTTTCCGACGCAGGGATCACAGCTTCCGAGCTTGGCCAGGTACTTCTGGTAGGCGGATCTACCCGTATCCCGGCGGTTCAGGAGGAAGTAAAACGTCTGACCGGCAAAGAGCCCAGCAAGTCTCTGAACCCGGATGAGTGTGTTGCCCTTGGAGCTTCTGTACAGGGCGGCAAGCTGGCAGGAGACGCCGGCGCAGGGGATGTGCTCCTTCTGGATGTTACTCCGTTGTCTCTGTCCATTGAGACTATGGGCGGCGTAGCTACCAGACTGATCGAGCGGAACACCACCATCCCGACCAAGAAGAGCCAGATCTTCTCTACAGCGGCGGATAATCAGACCGCGGTAGATATTAACGTGGTACAGGGCGAACGGCAGTTTGCAAGAGACAACAAGTCTCTGGGCCAGTTCCGTCTGGACGGAATCCCGCCGGCTCCCCGTGGAGTACCGCAGATCGAGGTTACTTTCGATATCGACGCCAACGGTATCGTAAATGTTTCCGCCAAGGATCTGGGAACTGGAAAAGAGCAGCATATCACCATCACTGCCGGCTCCAATATGTCCGATGACGAGATTAACAAGGCAGTGAAAGAGGCGGCTGAGTTCGAGGCCCAGGACAAGAAGCGTAAAGAGGGCATTGACGCGAAGAACGACGCAGATGCGCTGGTATTCCAGACTGAAAAGGCGCTGGGCGAAGTGGGCGACAAGATCGACGCCGCAGACAAAGCTTCTGTAGAGGCAGACTGCAAGGCCCTGAAGGATATCCTGGAGAATGTGAACATGGAGAGCATGACCGATGATCAGGTTGCCCAGATCAAGGCCGGCAAGGAGAAACTGATGGAGAGCGCCCAGAAACTGTTCACCAAGATGTATGAGCAGGCAGGCGCGGCAGCAGGCGCACAGGGAGCAGGCCCCAATCCGGGAGCAGGATCCACCCAGGGCGCAGGCCCGGCTCCGGAAGGATTCCAGGGAGATGACGTAGTAGACGGAGATTATAAAGAAGTCTAA
- the grpE gene encoding nucleotide exchange factor GrpE, which yields MENKQEKSQEEMVKEAVEEAKAKAQEAEEAKADAAGEAAEKEENVSKEEDSKEETSEGTEEKEESEDSSGKKLFGKKNKKDKKDEKIEELTDKLTRQMAEFDNFRKRTEKEKSQMYEIGAKDIIDKILPIVDNFERGLGAVTEEEKEDPFVQGMEKVYKQLMTTLDGIGVKPIEAVGKEFNPDFHNAVMHVEDEELGENIIAEEFQKGYMYHDSVVRHSMVKVAN from the coding sequence AAGGAAGCTGTGGAGGAGGCGAAGGCCAAAGCCCAGGAGGCAGAGGAAGCCAAAGCCGACGCCGCCGGGGAAGCAGCAGAAAAGGAAGAAAACGTTTCCAAAGAAGAGGATTCCAAAGAAGAAACCTCTGAGGGAACGGAAGAAAAAGAAGAAAGCGAAGACTCATCCGGTAAGAAACTGTTTGGCAAGAAGAACAAGAAAGACAAGAAGGATGAGAAGATCGAAGAACTGACGGATAAGCTTACCCGCCAGATGGCTGAGTTTGATAACTTCCGCAAGCGTACAGAGAAGGAGAAATCCCAGATGTACGAGATAGGCGCGAAAGATATCATAGATAAGATCCTCCCCATCGTCGACAACTTCGAGAGAGGTCTGGGGGCGGTGACGGAAGAGGAAAAAGAAGATCCCTTTGTACAGGGAATGGAGAAGGTGTATAAGCAGTTAATGACAACACTGGACGGGATTGGAGTCAAACCCATCGAAGCGGTGGGCAAGGAGTTCAACCCGGACTTCCACAACGCAGTGATGCATGTGGAGGATGAGGAGCTTGGCGAGAACATTATCGCAGAAGAGTTCCAGAAAGGTTATATGTACCATGATTCTGTGGTGAGACACAGCATGGTAAAGGTAGCAAACTAA